One Malus sylvestris chromosome 14, drMalSylv7.2, whole genome shotgun sequence DNA segment encodes these proteins:
- the LOC126600873 gene encoding ubiquitin C-terminal hydrolase 12-like isoform X3 — protein sequence MTMMTPAPLDQQQQEDEEMLVPHSDVVEGPQPMEAQVEPASTVDSQPVEDPPTMKFTWTIENFTRLNTKKHYSDTFVVGGYKWRILIFPKGNNVDYLSMYLDVADSGTLPYGWSRYAHFSLAVVNQIHTKYSIRKDTQHQFNARESDWGFTSFMLLGDLYDLSRGYLVNDTVVVEAEVAVRKVLDYWSYDSKKETGYVGLKNQGATCYMNSLLQTLYHIPYFRKAVYHMPTTENDMPSGSIPLALQSLFYKLQYNDSSVATKELTKSFGWDTYDSFMQHDVQELNRVLCEKLEDKMKGTVVEGTIQQLFEGHHMNYIECINVDYKSTRKESFYDLQLDVKGCRDVYASFDKYVEVERLEGDNKYHAEEHGLQDAKKGVLFIDFPPVLQLQLKRFEYDFMRDTMVKINDRYEFPLQLDLDRENGKYLSPDSDKSVRNLYTLHSVLVHSGGVHGGHYYAFIRPTLSDQWYKFDDERVTKEDVKRALEEQYGGEEELPQTNPGFNNTPFKFTKYSNAYMLVYIRDSDKDKIICNVDEKDIAEHLRIRLKKEQEEKEDKRRYKAQAHLYTIIKVARDEDLTEQIGRDIYFDLVDHDKVHSFRIQKQMPFNLFKEEVAKAFGIPVQFQRFWIWAKRQNHTYRPNRPLTPQEETQSVGQLREVSNKTNNAELKLFLEVAFGLDLRPIPPLDKTKEDILLFFKLYEPEKRELRFVGRFFVKSSSKPAEILGKLNQLAGFAPEEEIELYEEIKFEPCIMCEHLDKKTSFRLSQIEDGDIICFQKSTPLKSEEECKYPDVPSFLEYVHNRQVVHFRSLEKPKEEDFSLELSKQHTYDDVVEKLARQIGLDDPTKIRLTAHNCYSQQPKPQPIKFRGVEHLTDMLVHYNQSSDILYYEVLDIPLPELQGLKNLKVAFHHATKDEVVIHNIRLPKQSTVGDVINVLKTKVELSHPNAELRLLEVFYHKIYKIFPHGEKIENINDQYWTLRAEEIPEEEKNLGLHDRLIHVYHFTKDTAQNQMQVQNFGEPFFLVIHEGETLAEVKERIQKKLQVPDEEFTKWKFAFLSLGRPEYLQDSDVVSSRFQRRDVYGAWEQYLGLEHSDNAPKRAYAANQNRHTYEKPVKIYN from the exons ATGACTATGATGACCCCTGCACCATTAGAT CAGCAGCAGCAAGAGGACGAAGAGATGCTTGTGCCGCACTCGGATGTGGTCGAAGGCCCTCAGCCTATGGaag CCCAAGTGGAGCCAGCTAGTACAGTTGATAGTCAGCCAGTGGAGGATCCTCCAACGATGAAATTCACTTGGACAATTGAGAATTTTACTAGGTTGAACACCAAGAAGCACTACTCTGACACATTCGTTGTTGGCGGCTATAAATG GCGGATATTGATATTTCCCAAGGGAAACAATGTGGACTACTTGTCAATGTATTTGGATGTGGCAGATTCTGGGACATTGCCATATGGATGGAGTAGATATGCGCACTTCAGCTTGGCTGTAGTTAATCAGATCCATACCAAGTACTCAATAAGAAAGG ACACACAACACCAGTTCAACGCAAGAGAAAGTGACTGGGGATTCACTTCCTTCATGCTTCTTGGTGATCTCTATGACCTGAGTAGGGGATATCTGGTGAACGATACAGTTGTGGTTGAAGCTGAGGTTGCTGTCCGTAAGGTTCTTGATTACTGGTCATATGACTCGAAAAAGGAAACTGGTTATGTTGGGCTCAAGAATCAGGGAGCAACTTGTTATATGAATTCTCTTCTCCAGACTTTGTACCATATACCGTACTTCAGAAAG GCCGTGTATCATATGCCAACAACTGAGAATGACATGCCTTCAGGAAGCATTCCTTTGGCACTACAAAGTTTGTTCTATAAGCTTCAATACAATGACAGCAGTGTTGCAACCAAAGAATTGACCAAGTCCTTTGGATGGGATACATATGATTCTTTTATGCAACATGATGTGCAGGAACTTAATAGAGTTCTTTGTGAAAAGCTTGAAGATAAAATGAAG GGAACTGTTGTGGAGGGTACAATACAGCAGTTGTTTGAAGGACATCACATGAATTACATTGAATGCATCAACGTGGACTACAAATCTACAAGAAAAGAATCATTTTATG ACCTCCAGCTTGATGTGAAAGGCTGCCGGGATGTTTATGCTTCATTTGACAAGTATGTGGAAGTTGAACGTCTAGAGGGTGACAATAAATACCACGCCGAAGAACATGGTTTGCAG GATGCTAAGAAGGGTGTCCTATTTATTGACTTCCCTCCCGTTCTTCAACTTCAGTTAAAGCGATTTGAGTATGATTTTATGCGGGACACAATGGTTAAG ATAAATGATCGCTATGAATTTCCTCTCCAACTTGACCTTGATAGGGAGAATGGAAAATATCTATCACCTGACTCAGATAAGAGTGTTCGCAACCTCTACACCCTTCATAG TGTCTTGGTTCATAGTGGTGGGGTGCATGGTGGACATTACTACGCTTTCATCAGACCAACCCTCTCTGACCAGTG GTACAAATTTGATGATGAACGTGTGACAAAAGAGGATGTGAAGAGGGCTTTAGAAGAGCAGTATGGTGGTGAGGAAGAG TTGCCACAGACCAATCCTGGCTTCAATAATACTCCTTTCAAATTTACAAAGTACTCAAATGCATACATGCTTGTGTATATACGGGATagtgataaggacaaaataatatGTAACGTGGATGAGAAAGACATAGCCGAACATCTAAGG ATAAGGTTGAAGAAAGAACAAGAAGAGAAAGAGGACAAAAGGAGATATAAGGCACAAGCACACCTCTATACAATTATTAAG GTTGCTCGAGATGAGGATCTGACAGAACAAATTGGAAGGGATATTTATTTTGACCTTGTGGACCATGACAAAGTTCATAGTTTCCGTATTCAGAAACAAATGCCCTTTAATCTTTTCAAG GAGGAGGTTGCAAAAGCGTTTGGCATACCAGTGCAGTTTCAGCGTTTCTGGATTTGGGCCAAGAGACAAAACCACACATATCGCCCCAATCGACCATTGACACCTCAGGAAGAAACACAATCG GTTGGACAATTGAGAGAggtatcaaataaaacaaacaatGCAGAGCTAAAGCTGTTTTTGGAAGTAGCATTTGGGCTG GATCTACGTCCTATTCCTCCGCTTGACAAAACCAAGGAAGatattcttcttttctttaaGCTTTATGAGCCTGAGAAACGAGAACTACG TTTTGTTGGTAGGTTTTTCGTGAAGAGTTCTAGTAAGCCAGCAGAGATTTTAGGAAAATTAAATCAACTGGCTGGTTTTGCCCCTGAGGAAGAAATTGAACTTTATGAG GAAATTAAGTTTGAGCCTTGTATCATGTGCGAACACCTTGACAAGAAGACCTCATTTCGATTAAGTCAG ATTGAAGATGGGGATATTATTTGCTTTCAGAAGTCTACTCCTCTTAAAAGTGAAGAAGAATGTAAATATCCTGATGTTCCTTCGTTTTTGGAATATGTACACAATCGCCAG GTTGTTCATTTCCGTTCTTTGGAGAAACCTAAGGAGGAGGATTTCAGTTTAGAATT GTCAAAGCAACACACTTACGATGATGTGGTGGAGAAGTTGGCTCGCCAAATTGGTTTGGATGATCCCACCAAAATCAGACTCACTGCACATAACTGCTATTCTCAGCAACCTAAGCCTCAACCAATTAAATTTCGGGGAGTAGAGCATTTAACTGATATGTTAGTTCATTACAATCAA AGCTCTGATATTTTGTATTATGAAGTCTTGGACATCCCCCTGCCAGAATTGCAAGGCCTAAAAAATCTAAAAGTTGCTTTTCATCATGCTacaaaagatgag GTGGTGATTCACAATATTAGATTGCCCAAACAGAGCACTGTAGGGGATGTGATTAATGTACTTAAAACGAAG GTAGAACTGTCTCATCCAAACGCAGAACTCCGACTGCTTGAGGTTTTCTATCACAAGATCTACAAG ATCTTCCCACATGGTGAGAAAATTGAGAATATAAATGACCAGTACTGGACTTTGCGTGCAGAGGAG ATtccagaagaagagaaaaacttGGGTCTCCATGATCGCTTGATTCATGTTTACCACTTTACAAAGGACACTGCACAGAACCAGATG CAAGTACAAAATTTTGGGGAACCTTTCTTCTTGGTCATCCATGAAGGTGAAACTTTAGCTGAAGTTAAAGAACGGatacaaaaaaaattgcagGTCCCCGATGAGGAGTTCACCAAG TGGAAGTTTGCATTCTTGTCACTTGGTCGTCCAGAGTACTTGCAGGATTCTGATGTTGTTTCCAGCCGTTTTCAG AGAAGAGATGTTTATGGTGCATGGGAGCAGTACCTTGGGTTGGAGCACTCTGATAATGCTCCTAAGAGAGCTTATGCAGCAAATCAG AACCGTCACACATATGAGAAGCCGGTTAAAATATACAACTAA
- the LOC126600873 gene encoding ubiquitin C-terminal hydrolase 12-like isoform X2, producing MTMMTPAPLDQQQEDEEMLVPHSDVVEGPQPMEVAQVEPASTVDSQPVEDPPTMKFTWTIENFTRLNTKKHYSDTFVVGGYKWRILIFPKGNNVDYLSMYLDVADSGTLPYGWSRYAHFSLAVVNQIHTKYSIRKDTQHQFNARESDWGFTSFMLLGDLYDLSRGYLVNDTVVVEAEVAVRKVLDYWSYDSKKETGYVGLKNQGATCYMNSLLQTLYHIPYFRKAVYHMPTTENDMPSGSIPLALQSLFYKLQYNDSSVATKELTKSFGWDTYDSFMQHDVQELNRVLCEKLEDKMKGTVVEGTIQQLFEGHHMNYIECINVDYKSTRKESFYDLQLDVKGCRDVYASFDKYVEVERLEGDNKYHAEEHGLQDAKKGVLFIDFPPVLQLQLKRFEYDFMRDTMVKINDRYEFPLQLDLDRENGKYLSPDSDKSVRNLYTLHSVLVHSGGVHGGHYYAFIRPTLSDQWYKFDDERVTKEDVKRALEEQYGGEEELPQTNPGFNNTPFKFTKYSNAYMLVYIRDSDKDKIICNVDEKDIAEHLRIRLKKEQEEKEDKRRYKAQAHLYTIIKVARDEDLTEQIGRDIYFDLVDHDKVHSFRIQKQMPFNLFKEEVAKAFGIPVQFQRFWIWAKRQNHTYRPNRPLTPQEETQSVGQLREVSNKTNNAELKLFLEVAFGLDLRPIPPLDKTKEDILLFFKLYEPEKRELRFVGRFFVKSSSKPAEILGKLNQLAGFAPEEEIELYEEIKFEPCIMCEHLDKKTSFRLSQIEDGDIICFQKSTPLKSEEECKYPDVPSFLEYVHNRQVVHFRSLEKPKEEDFSLELSKQHTYDDVVEKLARQIGLDDPTKIRLTAHNCYSQQPKPQPIKFRGVEHLTDMLVHYNQSSDILYYEVLDIPLPELQGLKNLKVAFHHATKDEVVIHNIRLPKQSTVGDVINVLKTKVELSHPNAELRLLEVFYHKIYKIFPHGEKIENINDQYWTLRAEEIPEEEKNLGLHDRLIHVYHFTKDTAQNQMQVQNFGEPFFLVIHEGETLAEVKERIQKKLQVPDEEFTKWKFAFLSLGRPEYLQDSDVVSSRFQRRDVYGAWEQYLGLEHSDNAPKRAYAANQNRHTYEKPVKIYN from the exons ATGACTATGATGACCCCTGCACCATTAGAT CAGCAGCAAGAGGACGAAGAGATGCTTGTGCCGCACTCGGATGTGGTCGAAGGCCCTCAGCCTATGGaag TAGCCCAAGTGGAGCCAGCTAGTACAGTTGATAGTCAGCCAGTGGAGGATCCTCCAACGATGAAATTCACTTGGACAATTGAGAATTTTACTAGGTTGAACACCAAGAAGCACTACTCTGACACATTCGTTGTTGGCGGCTATAAATG GCGGATATTGATATTTCCCAAGGGAAACAATGTGGACTACTTGTCAATGTATTTGGATGTGGCAGATTCTGGGACATTGCCATATGGATGGAGTAGATATGCGCACTTCAGCTTGGCTGTAGTTAATCAGATCCATACCAAGTACTCAATAAGAAAGG ACACACAACACCAGTTCAACGCAAGAGAAAGTGACTGGGGATTCACTTCCTTCATGCTTCTTGGTGATCTCTATGACCTGAGTAGGGGATATCTGGTGAACGATACAGTTGTGGTTGAAGCTGAGGTTGCTGTCCGTAAGGTTCTTGATTACTGGTCATATGACTCGAAAAAGGAAACTGGTTATGTTGGGCTCAAGAATCAGGGAGCAACTTGTTATATGAATTCTCTTCTCCAGACTTTGTACCATATACCGTACTTCAGAAAG GCCGTGTATCATATGCCAACAACTGAGAATGACATGCCTTCAGGAAGCATTCCTTTGGCACTACAAAGTTTGTTCTATAAGCTTCAATACAATGACAGCAGTGTTGCAACCAAAGAATTGACCAAGTCCTTTGGATGGGATACATATGATTCTTTTATGCAACATGATGTGCAGGAACTTAATAGAGTTCTTTGTGAAAAGCTTGAAGATAAAATGAAG GGAACTGTTGTGGAGGGTACAATACAGCAGTTGTTTGAAGGACATCACATGAATTACATTGAATGCATCAACGTGGACTACAAATCTACAAGAAAAGAATCATTTTATG ACCTCCAGCTTGATGTGAAAGGCTGCCGGGATGTTTATGCTTCATTTGACAAGTATGTGGAAGTTGAACGTCTAGAGGGTGACAATAAATACCACGCCGAAGAACATGGTTTGCAG GATGCTAAGAAGGGTGTCCTATTTATTGACTTCCCTCCCGTTCTTCAACTTCAGTTAAAGCGATTTGAGTATGATTTTATGCGGGACACAATGGTTAAG ATAAATGATCGCTATGAATTTCCTCTCCAACTTGACCTTGATAGGGAGAATGGAAAATATCTATCACCTGACTCAGATAAGAGTGTTCGCAACCTCTACACCCTTCATAG TGTCTTGGTTCATAGTGGTGGGGTGCATGGTGGACATTACTACGCTTTCATCAGACCAACCCTCTCTGACCAGTG GTACAAATTTGATGATGAACGTGTGACAAAAGAGGATGTGAAGAGGGCTTTAGAAGAGCAGTATGGTGGTGAGGAAGAG TTGCCACAGACCAATCCTGGCTTCAATAATACTCCTTTCAAATTTACAAAGTACTCAAATGCATACATGCTTGTGTATATACGGGATagtgataaggacaaaataatatGTAACGTGGATGAGAAAGACATAGCCGAACATCTAAGG ATAAGGTTGAAGAAAGAACAAGAAGAGAAAGAGGACAAAAGGAGATATAAGGCACAAGCACACCTCTATACAATTATTAAG GTTGCTCGAGATGAGGATCTGACAGAACAAATTGGAAGGGATATTTATTTTGACCTTGTGGACCATGACAAAGTTCATAGTTTCCGTATTCAGAAACAAATGCCCTTTAATCTTTTCAAG GAGGAGGTTGCAAAAGCGTTTGGCATACCAGTGCAGTTTCAGCGTTTCTGGATTTGGGCCAAGAGACAAAACCACACATATCGCCCCAATCGACCATTGACACCTCAGGAAGAAACACAATCG GTTGGACAATTGAGAGAggtatcaaataaaacaaacaatGCAGAGCTAAAGCTGTTTTTGGAAGTAGCATTTGGGCTG GATCTACGTCCTATTCCTCCGCTTGACAAAACCAAGGAAGatattcttcttttctttaaGCTTTATGAGCCTGAGAAACGAGAACTACG TTTTGTTGGTAGGTTTTTCGTGAAGAGTTCTAGTAAGCCAGCAGAGATTTTAGGAAAATTAAATCAACTGGCTGGTTTTGCCCCTGAGGAAGAAATTGAACTTTATGAG GAAATTAAGTTTGAGCCTTGTATCATGTGCGAACACCTTGACAAGAAGACCTCATTTCGATTAAGTCAG ATTGAAGATGGGGATATTATTTGCTTTCAGAAGTCTACTCCTCTTAAAAGTGAAGAAGAATGTAAATATCCTGATGTTCCTTCGTTTTTGGAATATGTACACAATCGCCAG GTTGTTCATTTCCGTTCTTTGGAGAAACCTAAGGAGGAGGATTTCAGTTTAGAATT GTCAAAGCAACACACTTACGATGATGTGGTGGAGAAGTTGGCTCGCCAAATTGGTTTGGATGATCCCACCAAAATCAGACTCACTGCACATAACTGCTATTCTCAGCAACCTAAGCCTCAACCAATTAAATTTCGGGGAGTAGAGCATTTAACTGATATGTTAGTTCATTACAATCAA AGCTCTGATATTTTGTATTATGAAGTCTTGGACATCCCCCTGCCAGAATTGCAAGGCCTAAAAAATCTAAAAGTTGCTTTTCATCATGCTacaaaagatgag GTGGTGATTCACAATATTAGATTGCCCAAACAGAGCACTGTAGGGGATGTGATTAATGTACTTAAAACGAAG GTAGAACTGTCTCATCCAAACGCAGAACTCCGACTGCTTGAGGTTTTCTATCACAAGATCTACAAG ATCTTCCCACATGGTGAGAAAATTGAGAATATAAATGACCAGTACTGGACTTTGCGTGCAGAGGAG ATtccagaagaagagaaaaacttGGGTCTCCATGATCGCTTGATTCATGTTTACCACTTTACAAAGGACACTGCACAGAACCAGATG CAAGTACAAAATTTTGGGGAACCTTTCTTCTTGGTCATCCATGAAGGTGAAACTTTAGCTGAAGTTAAAGAACGGatacaaaaaaaattgcagGTCCCCGATGAGGAGTTCACCAAG TGGAAGTTTGCATTCTTGTCACTTGGTCGTCCAGAGTACTTGCAGGATTCTGATGTTGTTTCCAGCCGTTTTCAG AGAAGAGATGTTTATGGTGCATGGGAGCAGTACCTTGGGTTGGAGCACTCTGATAATGCTCCTAAGAGAGCTTATGCAGCAAATCAG AACCGTCACACATATGAGAAGCCGGTTAAAATATACAACTAA
- the LOC126600873 gene encoding ubiquitin C-terminal hydrolase 12-like isoform X5 gives MTMMTPAPLDQQQEDEEMLVPHSDVVEGPQPMEAQVEPASTVDSQPVEDPPTMKFTWTIENFTRLNTKKHYSDTFVVGGYKWRILIFPKGNNVDYLSMYLDVADSGTLPYGWSRYAHFSLAVVNQIHTKYSIRKDTQHQFNARESDWGFTSFMLLGDLYDLSRGYLVNDTVVVEAEVAVRKVLDYWSYDSKKETGYVGLKNQGATCYMNSLLQTLYHIPYFRKAVYHMPTTENDMPSGSIPLALQSLFYKLQYNDSSVATKELTKSFGWDTYDSFMQHDVQELNRVLCEKLEDKMKGTVVEGTIQQLFEGHHMNYIECINVDYKSTRKESFYDLQLDVKGCRDVYASFDKYVEVERLEGDNKYHAEEHGLQDAKKGVLFIDFPPVLQLQLKRFEYDFMRDTMVKINDRYEFPLQLDLDRENGKYLSPDSDKSVRNLYTLHSVLVHSGGVHGGHYYAFIRPTLSDQWYKFDDERVTKEDVKRALEEQYGGEEELPQTNPGFNNTPFKFTKYSNAYMLVYIRDSDKDKIICNVDEKDIAEHLRIRLKKEQEEKEDKRRYKAQAHLYTIIKVARDEDLTEQIGRDIYFDLVDHDKVHSFRIQKQMPFNLFKEEVAKAFGIPVQFQRFWIWAKRQNHTYRPNRPLTPQEETQSVGQLREVSNKTNNAELKLFLEVAFGLDLRPIPPLDKTKEDILLFFKLYEPEKRELRFVGRFFVKSSSKPAEILGKLNQLAGFAPEEEIELYEEIKFEPCIMCEHLDKKTSFRLSQIEDGDIICFQKSTPLKSEEECKYPDVPSFLEYVHNRQVVHFRSLEKPKEEDFSLELSKQHTYDDVVEKLARQIGLDDPTKIRLTAHNCYSQQPKPQPIKFRGVEHLTDMLVHYNQSSDILYYEVLDIPLPELQGLKNLKVAFHHATKDEVVIHNIRLPKQSTVGDVINVLKTKVELSHPNAELRLLEVFYHKIYKIFPHGEKIENINDQYWTLRAEEIPEEEKNLGLHDRLIHVYHFTKDTAQNQMQVQNFGEPFFLVIHEGETLAEVKERIQKKLQVPDEEFTKWKFAFLSLGRPEYLQDSDVVSSRFQRRDVYGAWEQYLGLEHSDNAPKRAYAANQNRHTYEKPVKIYN, from the exons ATGACTATGATGACCCCTGCACCATTAGAT CAGCAGCAAGAGGACGAAGAGATGCTTGTGCCGCACTCGGATGTGGTCGAAGGCCCTCAGCCTATGGaag CCCAAGTGGAGCCAGCTAGTACAGTTGATAGTCAGCCAGTGGAGGATCCTCCAACGATGAAATTCACTTGGACAATTGAGAATTTTACTAGGTTGAACACCAAGAAGCACTACTCTGACACATTCGTTGTTGGCGGCTATAAATG GCGGATATTGATATTTCCCAAGGGAAACAATGTGGACTACTTGTCAATGTATTTGGATGTGGCAGATTCTGGGACATTGCCATATGGATGGAGTAGATATGCGCACTTCAGCTTGGCTGTAGTTAATCAGATCCATACCAAGTACTCAATAAGAAAGG ACACACAACACCAGTTCAACGCAAGAGAAAGTGACTGGGGATTCACTTCCTTCATGCTTCTTGGTGATCTCTATGACCTGAGTAGGGGATATCTGGTGAACGATACAGTTGTGGTTGAAGCTGAGGTTGCTGTCCGTAAGGTTCTTGATTACTGGTCATATGACTCGAAAAAGGAAACTGGTTATGTTGGGCTCAAGAATCAGGGAGCAACTTGTTATATGAATTCTCTTCTCCAGACTTTGTACCATATACCGTACTTCAGAAAG GCCGTGTATCATATGCCAACAACTGAGAATGACATGCCTTCAGGAAGCATTCCTTTGGCACTACAAAGTTTGTTCTATAAGCTTCAATACAATGACAGCAGTGTTGCAACCAAAGAATTGACCAAGTCCTTTGGATGGGATACATATGATTCTTTTATGCAACATGATGTGCAGGAACTTAATAGAGTTCTTTGTGAAAAGCTTGAAGATAAAATGAAG GGAACTGTTGTGGAGGGTACAATACAGCAGTTGTTTGAAGGACATCACATGAATTACATTGAATGCATCAACGTGGACTACAAATCTACAAGAAAAGAATCATTTTATG ACCTCCAGCTTGATGTGAAAGGCTGCCGGGATGTTTATGCTTCATTTGACAAGTATGTGGAAGTTGAACGTCTAGAGGGTGACAATAAATACCACGCCGAAGAACATGGTTTGCAG GATGCTAAGAAGGGTGTCCTATTTATTGACTTCCCTCCCGTTCTTCAACTTCAGTTAAAGCGATTTGAGTATGATTTTATGCGGGACACAATGGTTAAG ATAAATGATCGCTATGAATTTCCTCTCCAACTTGACCTTGATAGGGAGAATGGAAAATATCTATCACCTGACTCAGATAAGAGTGTTCGCAACCTCTACACCCTTCATAG TGTCTTGGTTCATAGTGGTGGGGTGCATGGTGGACATTACTACGCTTTCATCAGACCAACCCTCTCTGACCAGTG GTACAAATTTGATGATGAACGTGTGACAAAAGAGGATGTGAAGAGGGCTTTAGAAGAGCAGTATGGTGGTGAGGAAGAG TTGCCACAGACCAATCCTGGCTTCAATAATACTCCTTTCAAATTTACAAAGTACTCAAATGCATACATGCTTGTGTATATACGGGATagtgataaggacaaaataatatGTAACGTGGATGAGAAAGACATAGCCGAACATCTAAGG ATAAGGTTGAAGAAAGAACAAGAAGAGAAAGAGGACAAAAGGAGATATAAGGCACAAGCACACCTCTATACAATTATTAAG GTTGCTCGAGATGAGGATCTGACAGAACAAATTGGAAGGGATATTTATTTTGACCTTGTGGACCATGACAAAGTTCATAGTTTCCGTATTCAGAAACAAATGCCCTTTAATCTTTTCAAG GAGGAGGTTGCAAAAGCGTTTGGCATACCAGTGCAGTTTCAGCGTTTCTGGATTTGGGCCAAGAGACAAAACCACACATATCGCCCCAATCGACCATTGACACCTCAGGAAGAAACACAATCG GTTGGACAATTGAGAGAggtatcaaataaaacaaacaatGCAGAGCTAAAGCTGTTTTTGGAAGTAGCATTTGGGCTG GATCTACGTCCTATTCCTCCGCTTGACAAAACCAAGGAAGatattcttcttttctttaaGCTTTATGAGCCTGAGAAACGAGAACTACG TTTTGTTGGTAGGTTTTTCGTGAAGAGTTCTAGTAAGCCAGCAGAGATTTTAGGAAAATTAAATCAACTGGCTGGTTTTGCCCCTGAGGAAGAAATTGAACTTTATGAG GAAATTAAGTTTGAGCCTTGTATCATGTGCGAACACCTTGACAAGAAGACCTCATTTCGATTAAGTCAG ATTGAAGATGGGGATATTATTTGCTTTCAGAAGTCTACTCCTCTTAAAAGTGAAGAAGAATGTAAATATCCTGATGTTCCTTCGTTTTTGGAATATGTACACAATCGCCAG GTTGTTCATTTCCGTTCTTTGGAGAAACCTAAGGAGGAGGATTTCAGTTTAGAATT GTCAAAGCAACACACTTACGATGATGTGGTGGAGAAGTTGGCTCGCCAAATTGGTTTGGATGATCCCACCAAAATCAGACTCACTGCACATAACTGCTATTCTCAGCAACCTAAGCCTCAACCAATTAAATTTCGGGGAGTAGAGCATTTAACTGATATGTTAGTTCATTACAATCAA AGCTCTGATATTTTGTATTATGAAGTCTTGGACATCCCCCTGCCAGAATTGCAAGGCCTAAAAAATCTAAAAGTTGCTTTTCATCATGCTacaaaagatgag GTGGTGATTCACAATATTAGATTGCCCAAACAGAGCACTGTAGGGGATGTGATTAATGTACTTAAAACGAAG GTAGAACTGTCTCATCCAAACGCAGAACTCCGACTGCTTGAGGTTTTCTATCACAAGATCTACAAG ATCTTCCCACATGGTGAGAAAATTGAGAATATAAATGACCAGTACTGGACTTTGCGTGCAGAGGAG ATtccagaagaagagaaaaacttGGGTCTCCATGATCGCTTGATTCATGTTTACCACTTTACAAAGGACACTGCACAGAACCAGATG CAAGTACAAAATTTTGGGGAACCTTTCTTCTTGGTCATCCATGAAGGTGAAACTTTAGCTGAAGTTAAAGAACGGatacaaaaaaaattgcagGTCCCCGATGAGGAGTTCACCAAG TGGAAGTTTGCATTCTTGTCACTTGGTCGTCCAGAGTACTTGCAGGATTCTGATGTTGTTTCCAGCCGTTTTCAG AGAAGAGATGTTTATGGTGCATGGGAGCAGTACCTTGGGTTGGAGCACTCTGATAATGCTCCTAAGAGAGCTTATGCAGCAAATCAG AACCGTCACACATATGAGAAGCCGGTTAAAATATACAACTAA